A genomic segment from Kyrpidia tusciae DSM 2912 encodes:
- a CDS encoding alanine racemase, with protein MVQPLVLPFIHAEWFETPAVVVHRPTLDRNIARMAALAADAKVALRPHVKAHKTVEIARRQRMAGTQGITVAKLGEAEVFAEAGFRDITVAYPVISAVKRDRLAALAARARVTTVADDLEQVDLLARMAEERAVTVGLWLKVDTGLYRCGIPTAEEDRAAAVVSRILLWEKRWREEPGGGVYFAGLLTHAGHAYGAESKEEVEAIAESEGEQLAALKKALQMRGLPTPALSAGSTPTAARVSKVPGISEIRPGNYVFNDRTQVRLGVANPEDCSLRVVARVVSRPTPDRCVIDAGSKTLALDQGAHGSSGLEGFGVVCGKEGLRVTRLSEEHGVIERPNSRVELPRVGQVVELIPNHACPVVNLTRRLGVVGEAGWEGWWSVDAQGRVE; from the coding sequence ATGGTGCAGCCGCTCGTTTTGCCATTTATACACGCAGAGTGGTTTGAGACACCGGCTGTGGTGGTCCACCGCCCTACCCTTGATCGCAACATTGCCCGAATGGCCGCTTTGGCTGCCGACGCCAAGGTGGCGCTGCGGCCGCACGTCAAGGCCCATAAAACGGTGGAAATTGCCCGCCGACAGCGGATGGCGGGGACCCAGGGCATCACCGTGGCGAAACTGGGCGAGGCAGAAGTGTTCGCCGAGGCGGGGTTTCGGGATATCACCGTGGCCTATCCGGTGATATCGGCGGTGAAACGGGATCGGTTGGCCGCTCTGGCCGCCCGGGCTCGGGTTACGACGGTTGCAGATGATCTGGAACAAGTGGACCTCCTGGCCCGAATGGCCGAGGAACGGGCGGTGACGGTGGGGTTGTGGCTGAAGGTCGACACCGGGCTGTACCGCTGTGGCATTCCGACGGCCGAGGAGGACCGTGCTGCCGCTGTCGTCTCAAGGATCCTTTTGTGGGAAAAGCGCTGGCGGGAAGAGCCGGGGGGAGGGGTGTATTTTGCCGGTCTGTTGACCCACGCCGGCCACGCGTACGGGGCCGAGTCGAAGGAGGAGGTCGAGGCCATCGCCGAGAGCGAAGGCGAGCAGTTGGCGGCCTTAAAAAAAGCGCTGCAGATGAGGGGCCTGCCCACCCCGGCCCTCAGCGCGGGCTCCACACCGACGGCCGCCCGCGTATCCAAAGTCCCCGGGATTAGCGAGATTCGACCGGGCAACTATGTGTTTAATGACCGAACCCAGGTCCGCCTGGGTGTGGCTAATCCGGAGGACTGTTCCCTTCGGGTGGTGGCCCGGGTGGTGAGTCGGCCGACCCCAGACCGATGTGTCATCGATGCTGGGTCCAAGACGCTCGCTCTGGATCAGGGAGCCCACGGTTCTTCCGGGCTCGAGGGGTTCGGGGTTGTTTGTGGAAAGGAAGGGCTCAGGGTGACTCGGTTATCCGAGGAACACGGGGTAATCGAAAGGCCGAATTCTCGTGTTGAACTTCCTCGGGTCGGACAGGTGGTGGAGCTCATCCCCAATCACGCTTGTCCGGTGGTGAACCTCACCCGGCGATTGGGGGTTGTGGGAGAAGCGGGGTGGGAAGGGTGGTGGTCGGTGGACGCCCAGGGGCGGGTGGAATGA
- a CDS encoding transposase: MAIIPQLELFSWEDIEPLGDLERLRLVLEHLPDEALMAHLEKSRGHGRDDYPVRAMWNSMLAGIVFQHPSIESLRRELSRNGQLRSICGLRAVPSAAAYTRFLRSLMEHGSWIESMFDELVKALSEELPEFGRRLAMDSKAIASWASRPSKEKKEDGRRDLDAAYGVKTYRGTREDGSTWEKVVRWFGYKLHLVVDAQHELPVAYTVTKGSRSDVKEGHVLLDELEKRHPEMLKKAEVLTADRGYDDSKLLSRCWDEYGIKPVIDTRRLWKDGEQTRLLPGHTNVVYDERGAVYCYCPETGARQQMSNGGFEKDRGTLKKVCPAKAYGITCQGREQCPVAGGVRVPLAVDRRIFTPIARESYKWAKEYRYRTAVERVNSRLDVSFGFERHTVRGLRKMRIRCGLALCVMLAMALGRVREKQQERMRSLVRSVS; this comes from the coding sequence ATGGCCATTATACCACAACTCGAACTGTTTTCCTGGGAAGACATTGAGCCGCTTGGAGACTTGGAACGCCTCCGGCTGGTTCTGGAACATCTGCCGGACGAAGCGCTCATGGCGCATCTGGAGAAATCGAGAGGTCATGGACGAGATGACTACCCGGTACGGGCGATGTGGAACTCGATGTTGGCAGGAATCGTGTTTCAGCACCCGTCGATCGAGAGCTTACGTCGGGAACTCTCTCGAAACGGGCAGTTGCGATCGATCTGTGGGTTGCGCGCAGTTCCCAGCGCAGCTGCTTACACCCGATTTCTCCGCAGCTTGATGGAGCACGGATCGTGGATCGAATCGATGTTCGACGAGCTGGTGAAGGCCCTGAGTGAGGAACTTCCGGAGTTCGGGCGTCGTTTGGCGATGGACAGTAAGGCAATCGCCTCGTGGGCGTCCCGTCCCTCGAAAGAAAAGAAGGAAGACGGACGGCGGGATCTGGATGCAGCATACGGGGTAAAAACCTATCGTGGGACCCGCGAGGACGGGAGTACATGGGAGAAAGTGGTCCGGTGGTTTGGCTACAAGCTCCACCTGGTGGTGGATGCTCAGCATGAATTGCCGGTGGCGTATACGGTGACCAAGGGGTCGCGCTCGGACGTCAAAGAAGGGCATGTCCTGCTGGATGAGTTGGAGAAACGCCATCCGGAGATGTTGAAAAAGGCCGAGGTCCTGACGGCCGATCGGGGGTACGACGACTCGAAACTCTTGAGTCGCTGCTGGGATGAATATGGGATCAAGCCCGTGATCGACACGAGGCGACTGTGGAAAGACGGGGAGCAAACGCGGTTGTTACCGGGACACACGAACGTGGTGTATGACGAACGGGGAGCGGTGTACTGTTACTGTCCAGAGACAGGGGCCCGGCAACAGATGAGCAATGGTGGGTTCGAGAAAGACCGGGGGACGCTGAAAAAAGTATGTCCAGCCAAGGCGTACGGGATCACGTGTCAAGGGCGGGAACAGTGCCCCGTGGCCGGAGGGGTGCGGGTGCCGCTCGCGGTGGACCGGCGGATCTTCACGCCGATTGCCCGGGAGAGCTACAAATGGGCAAAGGAATACCGGTACAGGACGGCGGTGGAGAGGGTGAACAGTCGCTTGGACGTCTCGTTTGGGTTTGAACGGCACACCGTTCGAGGGCTAAGGAAGATGCGGATACGTTGCGGTTTGGCGTTGTGCGTGATGCTGGCGATGGCATTGGGGAGGGTGCGGGAGAAGCAGCAAGAACGCATGAGGAGCTTGGTTCGCAGCGTGTCCTAA
- a CDS encoding GntR family transcriptional regulator, whose translation MSFPIVRKNGIPLYIQVKEAVLAQIRNGHWKTGDKLPTERELSERLQVSRNTVSQAYQELEAEGVLTSIQGRGTFVCDRDDAVRIENRKDLLMKIIDVAMEEGLQLGFSIEEFAELTAVRARQKRELLTLIQVTFIECNREQVDYFARRIQFRSGVSITPVVLDELRQNVEVHLPKVTSADLVITTFFHYDEVKELLGPKRNVLAISLEPQMDTIVRIARIPAGRRIGLVCRSENFAGKVQLALKNAGLDGLDLSVTTTSDPEELAWFVEEMDSVIVSPGRRREVERLCRRRQEVIEFIYQPDVASINLLRAALIDVRRG comes from the coding sequence ATGTCCTTTCCCATCGTCCGCAAGAACGGCATCCCCTTGTACATACAGGTCAAGGAGGCCGTCCTCGCACAGATCCGGAACGGACATTGGAAGACGGGCGACAAACTTCCGACGGAACGAGAACTGTCCGAACGTCTCCAGGTGAGCCGCAACACCGTAAGCCAAGCCTATCAAGAGCTTGAAGCCGAAGGGGTTCTCACGTCCATTCAGGGACGGGGAACCTTTGTGTGTGATCGAGACGACGCCGTCCGCATTGAGAACCGCAAAGACCTTTTAATGAAGATCATCGACGTGGCGATGGAAGAAGGTCTGCAGCTCGGTTTCTCGATTGAAGAGTTCGCCGAACTGACGGCGGTGCGGGCCAGGCAGAAGCGGGAGTTGCTCACCCTCATCCAGGTGACCTTTATCGAGTGTAACCGTGAGCAAGTGGATTATTTTGCCCGTCGGATTCAGTTCCGTTCGGGGGTGTCCATCACACCCGTCGTCCTCGATGAACTCCGGCAGAATGTCGAAGTGCACCTCCCCAAGGTGACCTCCGCAGACCTCGTGATCACGACATTTTTTCATTACGATGAGGTCAAGGAGTTGTTGGGACCGAAACGCAATGTGCTGGCCATCTCCTTAGAACCGCAGATGGACACCATTGTTCGCATCGCCCGCATTCCCGCCGGTCGGCGGATCGGCCTTGTGTGCCGTTCGGAAAACTTCGCGGGAAAAGTGCAGCTGGCGTTGAAAAATGCCGGCCTGGACGGTCTGGACCTGTCGGTGACCACCACGTCGGATCCCGAGGAACTCGCATGGTTCGTCGAAGAGATGGACAGTGTCATCGTCTCCCCGGGACGGCGGCGCGAGGTGGAACGACTCTGTCGCCGGCGCCAGGAGGTCATCGAATTCATCTATCAACCCGATGTGGCATCCATTAACTTGTTGCGCGCGGCACTCATTGACGTGCGCCGGGGGTGA
- the thiO gene encoding glycine oxidase ThiO codes for MREQRIEIAVIGGGLIGASIAYHLTKQGVRPWLFEAETLSSQASHAGAGMLGAQVEMHEPGPLFELGVASRKEFAALCESLKEETGIDPEYAAEGMVRVASTPEEAEELRARGEWQRRAGQRAEWWSPEDVRNALGYPLPPCEGALYLPDDHRVESPRLAKALARGAVQAGATIREGEPILQLEETNGGVQLTTALDTYTAGTVVVAAGAWSALLLQRPEWRGRIFPVKGEAVFLDAGLVPLRHTIFTKDIYLVPKQDGRIYLGATEERETWSREPSAAGIAQLTARAGSRVTDLQGLAVSEVRVGLRPWSDDNLPYLGPIPDTEHLWIAAGHGRNGILLTPITGRLMAKWLVSGERDPLLEAFDPLRITRR; via the coding sequence ATGAGGGAACAGCGGATCGAAATTGCCGTCATCGGCGGAGGGTTGATCGGAGCGTCCATCGCGTATCACTTAACGAAGCAAGGCGTGCGGCCGTGGTTGTTCGAGGCCGAGACCCTCTCCAGCCAAGCGAGCCACGCCGGCGCCGGCATGCTCGGTGCCCAGGTGGAAATGCACGAGCCCGGGCCTTTGTTCGAACTGGGGGTCGCCAGCCGCAAAGAATTTGCTGCGCTGTGTGAGTCGTTAAAAGAGGAAACGGGCATTGATCCGGAATACGCCGCCGAGGGAATGGTGCGGGTCGCATCGACTCCCGAGGAAGCGGAAGAACTCAGGGCCCGGGGTGAGTGGCAGCGCCGGGCCGGGCAGCGGGCGGAGTGGTGGTCACCCGAAGACGTGAGAAACGCCCTGGGCTACCCCCTGCCCCCTTGCGAAGGCGCACTGTACCTCCCGGACGACCACCGGGTGGAGTCGCCCCGTCTGGCCAAAGCTTTAGCCCGGGGCGCCGTACAAGCAGGAGCCACGATCCGCGAAGGTGAGCCGATTCTTCAATTGGAAGAGACCAACGGCGGGGTTCAACTCACCACGGCCCTGGACACGTATACCGCGGGCACCGTGGTGGTGGCGGCGGGGGCGTGGTCTGCCCTGCTCCTCCAGCGGCCGGAATGGCGCGGCCGGATATTCCCGGTCAAAGGAGAAGCGGTTTTTCTCGACGCGGGGCTCGTGCCCCTGCGCCACACTATTTTTACCAAAGACATCTACCTGGTTCCGAAACAAGACGGGCGCATATACCTCGGGGCCACCGAAGAGCGGGAAACCTGGTCCAGAGAGCCCTCCGCTGCGGGAATCGCTCAACTGACCGCCCGGGCGGGGTCCCGGGTGACCGACCTCCAGGGCCTCGCGGTGTCTGAAGTGCGGGTGGGCCTTCGGCCGTGGTCGGACGACAATCTTCCCTATCTCGGGCCGATCCCCGATACGGAGCACCTGTGGATCGCCGCGGGGCACGGCCGCAACGGTATCCTGCTCACGCCCATCACCGGCCGATTGATGGCCAAGTGGCTGGTCAGCGGAGAGCGAGATCCTCTGCTCGAGGCTTTCGACCCTCTCCGAATCACCCGGCGTTAG
- the serS gene encoding serine--tRNA ligase encodes MLDIQYIRRHPDRVQKAARDKGISFDVQDLLEVDERRRQLLGQIEELRAQRNQKSKRTPTLQGEEKQLNIAEVRQLNERIKGLEDELDTVKNRYEELMLRAPAVPFDDVPVGESDADNVEVRREGQAPIFSFPVRDHVTLGEMHDLIDIPRGVKIAGSRMYFLKNEAALLHRAVIQLAVDHLVAKGFTPMIVPVMVRDRAMFGTGYFPLGKEQTYVIPEDELNLVGTAEVPLVSYYADEVLSEEELPKRMLGISNCFRREVGSAGKDTRGLYRVHQFTKVEQVVITRADGDEAMRLHWELLHNAEELLRLLELPYRVVEVCTGDMGQGQVKKHDIETWMPSRNAYSETHSCSSFLDFQARRSGLRYRDGDGQLHYCYTLNNTAIASPRILIPLLEVHQQEDGSIHIPAALRPYLGGREWLRPKREVQE; translated from the coding sequence ATGCTTGACATCCAGTACATCCGCCGCCACCCGGACCGGGTGCAAAAAGCGGCCCGGGACAAGGGGATTTCCTTTGATGTCCAAGATTTATTAGAGGTTGACGAACGCCGCAGGCAATTGCTCGGACAGATCGAAGAGCTGCGGGCCCAGCGCAATCAGAAATCGAAACGGACCCCAACCCTTCAGGGCGAGGAAAAACAGTTGAACATCGCAGAGGTGCGACAACTGAACGAGCGTATCAAGGGATTGGAAGACGAACTCGATACGGTCAAGAATCGGTATGAAGAATTGATGCTGCGGGCCCCGGCGGTGCCCTTCGATGATGTGCCGGTGGGGGAGAGCGACGCCGACAACGTGGAGGTGCGCCGGGAAGGACAAGCCCCAATCTTTTCCTTCCCGGTTCGCGACCACGTGACCCTCGGGGAGATGCACGATTTGATCGACATTCCCCGGGGCGTGAAGATCGCCGGCAGTCGGATGTATTTTTTGAAAAACGAGGCGGCTTTGTTGCACCGTGCGGTTATTCAACTGGCGGTGGACCATTTGGTGGCGAAAGGTTTTACCCCGATGATCGTCCCCGTCATGGTCCGGGATCGGGCGATGTTCGGGACGGGGTATTTTCCCTTGGGCAAAGAACAGACCTACGTGATTCCCGAGGATGAATTAAATCTAGTGGGGACCGCTGAGGTGCCCCTGGTTTCTTACTACGCAGATGAGGTCCTCTCCGAGGAGGAGCTTCCGAAAAGGATGCTCGGGATCTCCAACTGTTTTCGGCGAGAGGTGGGATCGGCAGGTAAAGATACCCGGGGTCTGTACCGGGTCCATCAGTTTACAAAGGTGGAACAGGTCGTGATCACCCGGGCCGATGGGGACGAGGCCATGCGGCTGCACTGGGAGCTTTTGCACAATGCCGAGGAGTTGTTGCGCCTCTTGGAGCTGCCCTATCGGGTGGTGGAGGTCTGCACCGGGGATATGGGCCAAGGCCAGGTGAAAAAGCACGATATTGAGACCTGGATGCCCAGCCGCAATGCCTACAGCGAAACCCATTCCTGCTCGAGCTTTTTGGATTTTCAGGCCCGGCGGTCCGGCCTTCGGTACCGGGATGGCGATGGGCAGCTGCACTACTGTTATACCTTGAACAACACGGCCATCGCGTCTCCCCGGATCTTGATCCCATTGTTGGAAGTTCATCAGCAAGAGGATGGATCGATTCACATACCCGCCGCTCTTCGGCCATATCTGGGGGGCCGGGAGTGGTTGCGGCCAAAGCGCGAGGTACAGGAGTGA
- the thiE gene encoding thiamine phosphate synthase, which translates to MGLFQIHVVTDGQKAAGELAEVVRKVAQAGADAVQLRYKAAPALELYRLAEQLLPVLDGTSTRLLINDRVDVALAAGAHGVHLAAKSLPVDRVKALLPAPMVVGRSVHSLEEALEAQRSGADYVTFGHVFTTRSKPGAPPRGPDALRRIVESLDIPVLAIGGITPDNAAEAARTGCAGVAVIGAVMDHANPGAALSALASALEASGAAPAHPFRWPAS; encoded by the coding sequence TTGGGCTTATTTCAGATTCACGTGGTGACGGATGGACAGAAGGCAGCGGGGGAATTGGCCGAGGTGGTCCGCAAAGTGGCCCAGGCCGGGGCGGATGCCGTGCAGTTGCGGTACAAGGCGGCTCCCGCCCTGGAGCTGTACCGGCTGGCCGAACAGCTCCTACCGGTGCTGGACGGCACATCCACGAGGCTCCTCATCAACGACCGGGTGGACGTCGCCTTGGCGGCCGGAGCTCACGGGGTTCATCTGGCAGCCAAAAGCCTGCCGGTGGACCGGGTGAAGGCACTCCTTCCCGCCCCGATGGTGGTGGGCCGTTCGGTGCACAGCCTGGAAGAAGCCCTGGAAGCCCAGCGTTCGGGCGCCGACTACGTCACCTTCGGCCACGTCTTCACCACCCGCTCCAAACCCGGCGCACCTCCCCGGGGCCCCGATGCCCTCCGGCGGATCGTGGAGTCTTTGGACATCCCGGTCCTGGCCATCGGGGGAATCACTCCGGACAATGCCGCAGAGGCGGCCCGCACAGGCTGCGCCGGCGTCGCCGTCATCGGAGCGGTCATGGATCACGCAAACCCCGGTGCCGCCCTGTCCGCTTTGGCCAGCGCCCTGGAGGCGTCCGGCGCCGCCCCGGCACACCCCTTTCGTTGGCCCGCCAGCTAG
- a CDS encoding 2-oxoacid:acceptor oxidoreductase subunit alpha — MLEELSWKVGGQQGEGIDSTGETFATALNRQGYYIYGYRHFSSRIKGGHTNYKVRVSTKRRLASADFLDILIAFDQESIDFNAKELRPGAVVIADEKFHPALPEGVKAELYVVPFTKLAETAGSSIMKNMVALGASVYLLDLPVDIFSGVIHDTFARKGQKIVDQNMEAIRQGYQFMKEQLKDGTHMKLQPPAGKGSHLFMMGNDAVALGALAGGCRVMAAYPITPASDIMEYLIKKMPKVGGVVVQTEDEIAAINMIIGAAYGGARAITATSGPGLSLMMEAIGLAGMTETPVVIVDTQRGGPSTGLPTKHEQSDLYAVLFGNHGEIPKIVLAPSTAEECFYEAARAFNLAERYQCPVILITDLALSLAKQTVEPLHPETIEIDRGKLITEVDPSMQSGSLFKRYALTPDGISPRVIPGVKGGIHHVTGVEHNEVGRPDEGSANRAKMMEKRLRKLENVELDGSLTFSGDEHYDTLVIGIGSTRGPIEEAAERLTADGYRIGHVHVKVLAPFPTRALSAYTERAKKVIVVENNATGELAHLMRFFGVTTPTVSVKKFDGNPFLPGELYRQLKEWM, encoded by the coding sequence ATGTTGGAGGAATTGTCGTGGAAGGTCGGAGGACAGCAGGGGGAAGGGATCGACAGTACCGGCGAAACCTTCGCCACGGCCCTGAATCGGCAGGGGTATTACATCTACGGGTACAGACATTTTTCCTCGCGCATCAAGGGTGGACATACGAACTATAAAGTTCGGGTCTCCACAAAGCGCCGCTTGGCCAGCGCCGATTTTCTAGACATCCTCATCGCCTTCGATCAGGAGTCGATCGATTTTAACGCAAAAGAACTCCGACCTGGAGCGGTGGTCATCGCGGACGAGAAGTTTCATCCCGCCTTGCCGGAGGGTGTAAAGGCCGAGCTCTACGTCGTCCCGTTCACGAAGCTCGCCGAGACGGCCGGATCGAGCATCATGAAAAATATGGTGGCCCTCGGCGCCTCCGTGTACCTCCTCGACCTCCCGGTGGATATTTTCTCCGGGGTGATTCACGACACCTTTGCCCGGAAGGGCCAGAAAATCGTCGACCAAAACATGGAAGCCATCCGCCAAGGCTATCAGTTCATGAAGGAACAGCTCAAAGATGGGACCCACATGAAGCTGCAACCCCCGGCGGGCAAGGGTTCCCACCTGTTTATGATGGGGAATGACGCCGTGGCTCTCGGCGCTCTGGCCGGCGGATGTCGGGTGATGGCAGCCTATCCCATCACCCCGGCATCGGACATCATGGAATATCTTATTAAAAAAATGCCCAAAGTCGGGGGCGTGGTGGTGCAGACCGAAGACGAGATCGCAGCGATCAACATGATCATCGGCGCCGCCTACGGCGGAGCCCGGGCGATAACCGCCACTTCCGGCCCCGGCCTGTCTCTCATGATGGAAGCGATCGGCTTGGCCGGCATGACGGAGACGCCGGTGGTGATCGTGGACACCCAACGGGGTGGCCCGTCGACAGGGCTTCCGACCAAACACGAGCAGAGCGATCTGTACGCCGTCCTGTTTGGCAATCACGGCGAGATTCCCAAGATCGTGTTGGCTCCGAGCACAGCCGAGGAATGCTTCTATGAAGCGGCCCGGGCGTTTAATCTGGCGGAGCGGTATCAGTGCCCGGTCATTCTCATCACCGACCTGGCCCTGTCCTTGGCGAAACAGACGGTGGAGCCGCTGCATCCGGAGACCATCGAGATCGATCGCGGCAAACTGATTACCGAAGTCGATCCTTCCATGCAGAGCGGATCGTTGTTCAAGCGCTATGCCCTTACACCGGACGGCATCTCTCCCAGGGTCATCCCCGGCGTCAAAGGCGGAATCCATCACGTGACCGGCGTGGAACACAACGAGGTCGGCCGACCGGACGAAGGAAGTGCAAACCGCGCCAAGATGATGGAAAAGCGCCTGCGCAAGCTCGAGAATGTGGAGCTGGACGGCAGCCTGACCTTCTCCGGTGATGAACACTACGACACCCTGGTGATCGGTATCGGGTCCACCCGGGGGCCGATTGAAGAAGCGGCGGAACGCCTCACCGCAGACGGGTACCGAATCGGCCACGTCCATGTGAAGGTGCTGGCCCCTTTCCCGACCCGGGCCCTATCGGCGTACACCGAAAGGGCAAAAAAGGTGATCGTGGTGGAGAACAACGCCACAGGGGAACTCGCCCACTTGATGCGGTTTTTCGGCGTCACGACGCCGACGGTGTCTGTGAAAAAGTTCGATGGCAATCCGTTCTTGCCCGGTGAGTTGTACCGACAGTTGAAGGAGTGGATGTAA
- a CDS encoding M42 family metallopeptidase: protein MDASLELLRELTEAPGAPGAEGPVRELMRKHLEGLTDEVSQDGLGSIVGKKVGDPAGPKVMVMGHMDEVAFLVTHITPEGFLRFETLGGWWEQVMLAQRVRVLGRKGEIIGVIGSKPPHVLPKEERDKVVRKKDMFIDIGAGSREEAMELGVRPGDPVVPICPFTVLSGGKFIMAKAIDNRSGCAAVIDVLRRLKDTDHPNVVYAGATVQEEVGLRGAQTAAQWIQPDVFIAVDVGIAGDTPGLSEREALGKCGQGPLVLLYDATLVPNGPLRDLVIDTAEELGIPYQFDAMAGGGTDAGRAHLAGRGIPSIVIGFPTRYIHSHAALLHRDDYDRAVRLLTEVVRRLDRETVDRLMQ, encoded by the coding sequence ATGGATGCTTCACTGGAGTTGTTGAGGGAGTTAACGGAAGCCCCCGGCGCCCCGGGAGCCGAGGGGCCTGTACGGGAATTGATGAGGAAGCATCTCGAGGGGCTGACCGACGAAGTTTCGCAGGATGGCCTTGGCAGCATTGTCGGCAAGAAGGTTGGGGATCCTGCGGGTCCCAAGGTCATGGTCATGGGGCATATGGATGAAGTGGCTTTTTTGGTCACCCATATCACCCCGGAGGGTTTTTTGCGTTTTGAGACCTTGGGCGGTTGGTGGGAGCAGGTGATGTTGGCCCAGCGGGTGCGGGTCCTCGGGCGAAAAGGGGAGATCATCGGTGTGATCGGTTCCAAACCTCCCCATGTTCTCCCGAAGGAAGAGCGGGACAAGGTGGTTCGGAAGAAGGACATGTTTATTGACATTGGCGCCGGGAGCCGGGAAGAGGCGATGGAGTTGGGCGTGCGACCCGGCGATCCGGTGGTGCCGATTTGTCCGTTCACCGTCCTGTCGGGAGGCAAATTTATCATGGCGAAGGCGATCGACAATCGCTCGGGTTGCGCGGCGGTGATCGACGTCCTGCGCCGATTGAAAGATACCGACCATCCCAACGTCGTGTATGCCGGGGCCACGGTGCAGGAAGAAGTGGGTTTGCGGGGCGCGCAAACGGCGGCTCAATGGATTCAGCCCGATGTGTTTATCGCCGTGGATGTGGGCATCGCCGGAGACACCCCCGGCTTGTCGGAGCGCGAGGCGCTCGGCAAGTGCGGTCAAGGGCCGCTCGTCCTTCTCTACGACGCCACGTTGGTACCGAACGGTCCGCTCCGGGATCTGGTCATCGATACGGCGGAAGAATTGGGGATCCCGTACCAGTTTGACGCCATGGCCGGGGGAGGAACCGATGCGGGCCGGGCTCATCTGGCAGGGCGGGGGATCCCCTCTATCGTGATCGGATTTCCGACTCGGTACATTCACAGTCACGCGGCTCTGCTGCACCGGGATGATTATGACCGAGCGGTACGGTTGCTGACTGAGGTGGTGAGGCGGCTGGACCGGGAAACGGTGGACCGCCTGATGCAGTAG
- a CDS encoding 2-oxoacid:ferredoxin oxidoreductase subunit beta yields MATVKEFRNNVRPNWCPGCGDFSVQAAIQRALANLGVEPEQVAVVSGIGCSGRISGYINTYGFHGVHGRALPLAQGLKLANRDLTVIAAGGDGDGFGIGLGHFIHAVRRNLDITYVTMDNQIYGLTKGQTSPTSGHGFKTKTTPTGNIEHAVRPIELALGAGIGFAAQGFSSDINQLTRLVELAIQHKGFSLVNVFSPCVTFNKINTYDWFKQHIVNLENDPTYDPTDRSRAMQKVLETGGLCTGLIYREERPSYEELIPGFQAEPVARHNLQMDPDVFRELVAEFA; encoded by the coding sequence ATGGCGACGGTCAAAGAGTTTCGAAACAACGTCCGGCCGAACTGGTGCCCGGGCTGCGGCGATTTTTCCGTGCAGGCTGCGATTCAACGGGCCCTGGCCAACCTCGGTGTGGAGCCGGAACAGGTGGCGGTGGTATCCGGGATCGGCTGCTCCGGGCGAATTTCCGGTTACATCAACACCTACGGATTCCACGGGGTTCATGGTCGGGCATTGCCTTTGGCCCAGGGACTAAAACTCGCCAACCGGGATTTGACCGTCATCGCCGCAGGCGGGGATGGAGACGGGTTCGGAATCGGTCTGGGACATTTTATCCACGCTGTTCGCCGCAATCTGGATATCACCTACGTAACCATGGACAACCAGATTTACGGCCTGACCAAGGGGCAGACTTCGCCCACAAGCGGTCACGGATTTAAAACCAAGACCACCCCAACCGGCAATATCGAGCACGCCGTCCGGCCCATCGAACTCGCCCTGGGGGCTGGCATCGGATTCGCGGCTCAGGGGTTTTCCAGCGACATCAACCAATTGACTCGGCTGGTGGAATTGGCGATTCAACACAAAGGCTTCTCTTTGGTGAATGTATTTAGTCCTTGCGTCACCTTCAATAAGATCAACACCTACGACTGGTTTAAGCAACACATCGTCAACCTGGAGAACGACCCGACCTACGACCCGACGGATCGCAGCCGGGCGATGCAGAAAGTATTGGAAACCGGCGGGCTGTGTACCGGATTGATCTACAGGGAGGAGCGGCCCTCCTATGAGGAGTTGATCCCCGGTTTCCAAGCCGAGCCCGTGGCGCGGCACAATCTACAGATGGATCCCGATGTGTTTCGCGAATTGGTCGCAGAGTTCGCCTGA